The genomic window AGCTAATCCACCACACATAACAGCAAATAGTTCAGAGTTAGTCATTGTGGCAATATAGGGTCTGACAACTAATGGCGCCTCTGTATGGCCGACAAAAATATTAGCGGTTGCCGATAACGACTCGGTGCGTGAGGTACCTAATATCCATTGCAAAAGTCCACCTAATATTTTGATAAAGAACTGCATAATACCAAGATAATAAAGGACAGCGATTAATGAGGAGAAGAAAACAATGACCGGTAAAACCCGTAAGGCAAAAATAAAACCACTACCGCCAAACAGTTCAAACATTTTATTGGAGACCAAACCACCAAAGATAAAATCCATGCCAACTTGTCCATAACCAATCACATTAGAGACTGCATCAGATACAGTTTCCAAAGTACGGCGGCCAGCTGGAACATAGAGAACAAATGCTCCCATTGTCATTTGAATAATAAAAGCACCAAATACGGTGCGGAATTTAATTGCTCGACGGTTACTGGAAAAAATGATAGCGATAAAAATCAATACTACCATCCCTAGCAGGCTCATAATGAGTTGCATGAATAATATCCCTGTGTATTTTATTTCAAATGAAAAATTTCTATTGTTTAAAGAATAAACTGTCAGTTTAATGCGCAGACATTATAACGATTTCGCATTAATAACTTGCAGTCCGTATCACAAATAATCATAACGAAAAATCACGAAAAAATAAATTTTGCGACACATATCACTTACGAAAAGCGATATTGCAAGCAAAAATTATCTAAATAGACACATAATTATAATTAAATAATTTATTGGTATGATTAATTAATTCATATTATGTCTGCCTTTTTTTGATATTAAATAGTTGCAAACTATTATTATAAAGTTGCCTTGCAATTTCCTCTGTTGACTCTTGCCGAAGGTTACATAATGCTTCAAAAACCAAATGTATTCTTTCCGGACGATTAATCTGCCCCTGAAATCCGGCTAATGGCATATCAGGCGCATCAGTTTCAAGTACTAATGACCTTAGCGGCAATTGCGCAACTACCGCCCTGGTTTTCTTAGCTCTCTCATAGGTGATTACACCACCAATACCGATAAAATAGCCTAACCGGATAAAAGCATTTGCTTGCGATAAACTGCCCGAAAATCCATGAATAACTCCCTTTTTCGGCACATCAAATCGTCTTAATAAAGCAGCTAAGTGATCATGACTTTTGCGCGAATGAAGAATAACGGTTCTGTCGCATTAAAAGAGTCTGTTTGATAAGATCGATTTGTAAACCTTGTACTACAAGCAGATATAATTGACTCTTATGAATATTGTTAAACAAAGCTTTAAACGTCTCCACTATCCCGTCGATGTCATTTTAGTTTGTCTACGTTGGTACCTGGCGTATTCCTTAAGCTTGCGTAACCTTGAGGAGATGATGCAGGAAAGAGGTATTTTTGTTGATCACTCCACCATTCACCGCTGGATTTTACGACTGACGCCAAAACTAGCAAGTGTTGCCAGAAAGAAACGAAAAATCTATGGTGGCACCTGGTATCTGGATGAAACCTATATCAGGATAAAAGGGAAATGGCATTATCTTTATCGCGCCGTAGAGGCTAGTGGTGAAACGATAGATTTTATTCTTAGTCAAAAGCGAAATAAAAAATCTGCATTACGCTTTTTAAAGAAAGCTATCCATCAAAATACCTATCCTATGGAAGTGAATATTGATAAAAGTGGTGCTAATCGGGCTGCATTAATGTCACTTAATCAACGTGAGCTGGGGATAAAAATAAGACAGTGCCGTTATAAAAATAACATGGTAGAGCAAGATCACCGTTTCATTAAAAAACGCTATCGAGCGATGCTTGGTTTTAAGACGTACCGAACGGCAAAAGTTTTACTGGAAGGAATAGAAATATTGCATATGCTCCATAAACAACAAATTCCTATCAATGGCCTAATTCTCTGTCCAGTCGATGCTTTTTACACTTTAGTCGCCTAACAATTCTTCTAACTACCACAAATTAAACTTCCAACATTAATGCGACAGAACCAGAATAACCGGTAACTCATATTGTTTAGCTAGCTTTAATTGCTGGATCAACAATGCTTGTTGTTGCTTAACCTCGGCATTCGTAACAAAATAATCTAAGCCTATTTCACCAATAGCAACACATTTATTGCTGTTTTGCTGCAATAATGCCACTAATTCAGTAAAATGATCCGGTAAATAATTTGCAATATACAAAGGATGAAAACCTAATGCGGCATATAAATGCGGATGTTGTTGTGCCAGTGAATATACTCGCTCTAAATTCTCAATACCCACTGACGGGATAATGATATCGGTCACGCCAACTTTTGCAGCACGCAAAAAGCTATCTTCAATATCATGGATAAAAGGAGGAAAATCAAAATGACAATGGGTGTCAACGAACATCAATGACTAATCCTTCATCACCTGATTTAGGTTCTTCATCTTGTTGATTCGAAATCACATCAGCTGATAAAGATGCTGAATTAACCACTTGATTATTTTCAAGTGAATATGGGTAAGATACTAAATCATTAGCAGAAAAATAGTCACTTAAACTAGTTAAAAAATAGTGGCCACATTGACGTCCAATATGATAATCACTATTTAAATTTGCAGCACGGCTACCTAATGCACAACTCATTAAAGGTTTCGGTGGATAAATTTCAAAAATTTGGATACCTGGCGGTGGCGCAGCAATAAATTTCTGGGTCTGTTGATAGCTTTTAATATGTACTTTGATCATCTTGGCCATCCGCCGTATATTGCGGTGTTCCAACCAGCGAGTCATCCTTTTTAACCATTCGGATGTATAATAAATTCCCGAAGGAACTGTTCTAATCACTACAATTGTTTTTGCGCCACGGCGATAAGCTTCCTCAACAGGAATTGAAGCAGTTATACCGCCATCATGATAAAGCTGGCCATTAAATACCGCCCCCTGGCGATAAAATCCGGGAATAGCACTAGACGCCCGAATAATATCTAACCAGCTATCTTGCGTGGGTTGAAAATAAACCGGACTAAAATCTTCATAGCGACATGCACTAATTAAAAATTGACGTCCGCTATTTAAGCAAGACAATCCTTTTGAGAAATCAAGAGGTAATTCACGGGAAGTAATATCAATTAGCCAATCTAAATCAATCATATGGCCACCACGAATAAAACGTAATGGACTAAAAAACTGAGATTTAGTGGTATAATCAGTAATCACTTTACGGGCATAACCGCGTTGTTGACAAAGATAGGCCGATAAATTTTGCGCGCCGGCCGATGTCCCTACCATAATATCAAATGGATTGAAGCCAACACGGAGAAATTCATCCAATACACCTGCGGTAAAAATACCGCGCTGCCCACCCCCCTCACAGACTAATGCTATTTTGCCAAGTGCAGATGCATTATCATCGAA from Arsenophonus sp. aPb includes these protein-coding regions:
- a CDS encoding TatD family hydrolase, whose product is MFVDTHCHFDFPPFIHDIEDSFLRAAKVGVTDIIIPSVGIENLERVYSLAQQHPHLYAALGFHPLYIANYLPDHFTELVALLQQNSNKCVAIGEIGLDYFVTNAEVKQQQALLIQQLKLAKQYELPVILVLSH
- a CDS encoding patatin-like phospholipase family protein encodes the protein MGRYIPITLGNIEPLTFDDNASALGKIALVCEGGGQRGIFTAGVLDEFLRVGFNPFDIMVGTSAGAQNLSAYLCQQRGYARKVITDYTTKSQFFSPLRFIRGGHMIDLDWLIDITSRELPLDFSKGLSCLNSGRQFLISACRYEDFSPVYFQPTQDSWLDIIRASSAIPGFYRQGAVFNGQLYHDGGITASIPVEEAYRRGAKTIVVIRTVPSGIYYTSEWLKRMTRWLEHRNIRRMAKMIKVHIKSYQQTQKFIAAPPPGIQIFEIYPPKPLMSCALGSRAANLNSDYHIGRQCGHYFLTSLSDYFSANDLVSYPYSLENNQVVNSASLSADVISNQQDEEPKSGDEGLVIDVR
- a CDS encoding IS6 family transposase, yielding MNIVKQSFKRLHYPVDVILVCLRWYLAYSLSLRNLEEMMQERGIFVDHSTIHRWILRLTPKLASVARKKRKIYGGTWYLDETYIRIKGKWHYLYRAVEASGETIDFILSQKRNKKSALRFLKKAIHQNTYPMEVNIDKSGANRAALMSLNQRELGIKIRQCRYKNNMVEQDHRFIKKRYRAMLGFKTYRTAKVLLEGIEILHMLHKQQIPINGLILCPVDAFYTLVA